Below is a genomic region from Salmo salar chromosome ssa11, Ssal_v3.1, whole genome shotgun sequence.
ggaaaaaaactctagaccagctttactccacacacagagacgcgtacaaagctctccctcgccctccatttggcaaatctgaccataattctatcctcctgattcctgtttacaagcaaaaactaaagcaggaagcaccagtgactcggtcaataagaaagtggtcagatgaagcagatgctaaactacaggactgttttgctagcacagactggaatatgttccaggattcttccgatggcattgaggagtacaccacatcagtcactggcttcatcaataagtgcatcgatgacatcatccccacagtgactgtccgtacataccccaaccagaagccatggattacaggcaatatccacactgagttaaaggctagagctgccgctttcaaggagcggtactctaacccggaagcttataagaaatcccatcTGACGAAccatgccctccgacgaaccatcaaacaggcaaagcatcaatacaggactaagattgaatcgtactacacctgctccgatgcttgtcggatgtggcagggcttgcacaaCCACAAGCTGCCTagtgacacaaacctaccagacgagttaaattacttctatgctcgctgcgaggcaagtaacactgaaacatgcatgagagcaccagctgttccggatgactgtgggATTACGCTattcgtagccgatgtgagtaagacctttaaacaggtcaacattcacaaggccgctgggccagacggattaccaggatgtgtactccgagcatgcgctgaccaactggcaagtcttTTCACTGACTgtgtctgtaatatcaacatgtttcaagcagaccacgaTAGTCCCTAtgctcaagaacactaaggtaacctgcctaaatgactaccaacccatagcactcacgtctgtagccatgaagtgctttgtaaGGCAggtcatggcttacatcaacaccattatcccagaaacattagacccactccaatttgcataccaccccaacagatgcacagatgatgcaatctctattgcactcaacactgccctttcccacctggacaaaaggaacacctatgtgaaattgctattcattgactacagctcagcattccacaccatagtgccatcaaagcacatcactaagctaaggaccctgggactaaacaccaccctctgcaaatcgatcctggacttcctgacgggccgcccccaggtggtaagggaagggaacaacacatccgccacgctgatcctcaacacggaggcccctcaggagtgcgtgctcattgccctcctgtactccctgttcacttatgactgcatggccaggcacgactcccaacaccatcatgaagtttgccgatgacacatcagtggtaggcctgatcaccgacaacgatgagacagcctatagggaggaggtcagagacctggtcgtgtggtgccaggacaacaacctctccctcaacgtgatcaagacaaaggagatgattgtggactacaggaaaaagaggatcgagtacgcccccattctcattgacggggctatagtggaacaggttgagagcttcaagttccttgttgtcaacaccaccaacaaactatcatggtccaaacactaagacagtcctgaagagggcacgacaaagcctattccccctcaggagactgaaaagatttggcatgggtcctgagatcctcaaaaggttctacagctgcaccatcgagagcatcctgactggttgcatcactgcctggtatggcaactgcttggcctccgaccacaaggcactacagagggtagtgcgtacggcccagtacatcactggggccaaacttcctgccatccaggacctctatatcaggcggtgtcagaggaaggccctaaaaatgttcaaagactccagccaccctcgtcatagactgttctctctgctaccgaccggcaagcggtaccggagagccaagtcgaggtccaaaaggcttcttaatagcttctaccctcaagccataatactcatgaacagctaatcaaagggatACCCAGAcatctcttttacgctgctgcaactctctgtttataatctataagtagtcactttaactctatctacatgtacatattatctcaattacctcgactaaccgatgcccccccggcacattgactctgtaccggtaccccctgtatatagccttgcttggTATTTTAcggctgctgtttaattatttgttactttcattttctattttctattttttacttatccaTTTTTTAATtaacacttttttattttttattcttaacttcttaaagcattgttggttaagggcttgtaagtaagcatttcactgtaaggtgtatttggcgcatgtgacaaatacaatttgatttgatttaccgtgacatttctattttatttaacctttatttaactaggcaagtcagttatttacaatgacggcctaccgaaaGGCAaatggcctcctgcggggacgggggattcaaaataaaaatatagtGCAAGacgcacatcacaacaagagagacaccacaacactacataaagagagacctaagacgacaacaacatagcatggcagaaacacatgacaacacagcatggtgacaacacagcatggtagcaacaccacatgacaacatggtagcaacacaaaacatggtacaaacattattgggcacagacaacagcacaaagggaagaaggtgtagacaacaacacatcatgTGAATCAGCcaagaaatgcttacttacaagcccttaaccaacaatgcggttTTAAGAAAATAGTTATATAAGCAATTGTTATAATTGGCTAATTCCTCTGTTTGCTTATTTTACAACTATATTTGAATAAATCAATGTTTGAATTGTGTCTCATGTGTTCAAATTAATCACATTTGATCCCTGCTTTCTTTAGCCCCCCCCCAGGAATGAGTTTATCTGACAAATAACAAACTTCAACTAAAAACACTGCatgacatgtacagtatgtttgtcTAAAGTTTGAGGCGTTTGAAtctattttatgacatttccagaATCACTGATCGCATTAGATACTGGGGCACGTTCAGTCAGTGTGGGGATTCTATTAATTCCCCGGGCATTCCCGGGGTGAACCGGGTTAGCGTTGATTGCGTTCGTTTTAGAACCCGTTTAGGCCGACACCGAAAGTCGGCTCAAAACCAAGGTTAAGCACGTGGAGTAATTtgtaggattctgtgttttcacatgcaacATGTATTGCTCTTTTAAAAGTCTTTATCTaccttcccaatgaaaactatTTGGAACATTTGAGCATCTATTTTAAGGAAAGGAGATACTGTTTGTTTTTGAACGATACATACTGTTGCCTTGTTGATAAAACACATGGCCGACTGGCGCAGATTACTGTTCCATTTGAGAGGGTGCTCCTCGACACCGCTTTTACCCTTTTTACGTCACGGTGCACTTAATCGAACTCCCTCagtgtggctgggtgtgtgtagCGAGAGAGGGCACAGGGTGGCCCTCTAAATCTGGGTAGATTCATTTACACCACATTTAAATTGGCATACCACATCAAATTAATGAAAGGGGAGATCTAATAATTATTTCTCAGTATTGAGTGTTCTGACGTGAACTCACTGGGTTGTCGGATAAGGAAAATGTCAGATCCCACAGTGGCTGATACTCGCCGGTTAAATTCAAAGCCTCAGGACCTGACGGATGCTTATGGTCCCCCCAGCAATTTTCTGGAAATTGACGTTTATGACCCACAAACTGTTGGAGTCGGGCGGAACCGTTTCACAACTTACGAAGTCCGTATGCGGGTAGGTTGCTGAAGATGAATATCTGTCGTTAGATATCAAGGTAAACCTACAAACATTTTCAGCTAGCTAATTAGTTATAGCTTACTAACGTTAGGTGGATGAAAATCGAGGCCCGGGATTTAGTCCGGCCTACTCACTGAGGTATTAAGAACGGGCCTACTAGCTAGATAACCTAGCATTGTCAGCTAGGGAAGTTATTAAAATAGCTTTTGAGGTAACGTTAACTTTCTAGCCCTTTTAGGCTAACAGGGTTAACTAACGTTAGTTATATACTTGTCGGCTGTCTCTTGACGAGAATATTCTTGTTTCTGTTTTCATTAAATGCAGACAAACCTGCCGATTTTTAAGTTGAAGGATTCCATTGTGCGAAGAAGATACAGTGACTTTGAGTGGTTGAAGAATGAGTTGGAGCGAGACAGCAAGGTGAGTGAAGGATTAGCTATTTGTTTTTgggtaaaatgtatttttggtAGGACCTATATTGATGGactataatatatactgtatctacataTCATTACAGTAGAGTTTTTCTCAATGGTGACGTCTACATAAGTTGCTTATTACATTACTAATGTCATTAGTTAGAGAAATAATTTTGTAATTAATTAGTCATGGTTAAGTTAATCAGCTATTTTAACGGCTATGGACTAAATGCATTGCTATTGATTTATTCCAGATTGTAGTGCCGCCCTTGCCTGGGAAGGCACTGAAGAGACAGCTACCTTTCCGTGGGGATGAAGGCATTTTTGAAGAGGCTTTCATCGAAGAGCGACGTGTGGGTCTTGAGCAGTTCATCAACAGGTGGGTCTTAACTTACTAAACATTAGAGGATCATCTTGAGACAACCGATGCCAGGAGAAAACACATTTTGATCAAACCAAGATCAACTTTTTTGTAATAATGTGAAGTAAGCTGAAACAGTGTTGTGGTGGCAGATTTGGAATTGGCTTCTGCTGGTGTAGATAACTCAGTCATATTTTTAGACACCATTTTTAAATGCACAGTCGGCAAGATGTTTAAATGCATATCTTTATCTATAAATTCatgtctttctctttttttctagAATTGCAGGTCATCCTCTTGCTCAAAACGAGCGCTGTCTTCACATGTTTTTGCAGGACGAGAGCCTTGACCGTAACTACATTCCCGGAAAGGTACGGCCGTTGGGTTTGGACTTGGGTTTGACAATGGGGTGTGGAAATGACTGCTTTCTGCTCTTCTTCCTtgttctgctctcctctgttattTTTCCACTGAGCTCTTTGCCATTCAAAGTAGTGCAGTACTTGTTTTATTTGATATGTTGTGTATATACTACTGTGTATGGTGAATTGAGTGGTGTGTTTACTGATTCTATTTATTCTCTTTTTATACAGGTATGAAGTAAGTTTGACTGTCTATTTACATTTTAAACACAAATCTTTTGGAAGTCAGATGATAGCATGGCCACAAAATCTTGTGATTTTACTGACAGTTCACACAGCTATTATATCTGTGCTGCTTAAttagtattaaaaaaaaaaaatctgacctgaCTTTACATAATGTGTGGAACATCTCTTTCACTAATGGAAAGATGATATCTGATCATATGTGGCACAATTGTTTGGGCTCCAGATCCAGTGATCCAGAGGCGAGATGTGCATAGCACCGGCCAGAACCCGTCTGATTTATCACCTCGTCCCGATAAAGCATACAGAGCCCTATCCACGTTGCAGCCGCAGCCACCTCTGAcagctgcctctgtctctctaatgccttgtactgtatatacatgtatattctTCTAGATACCCCAGCAACACCGGTTCACGGCCCTCTGCAGCCCTGTTATGTGTGTAGCCAAGCACACTAAATGGGGTGTGTTACAGGGAAGTTAGTACATTGTTGCAGATTTACATATAAACagaaattcaattttttttaaatctgtatcTGAATTTTCCCCCTAAAAAACATTGCATTTGGCACTGTAGTTGGGTCCACCTCTATGTATCAATTCCAGCTATGCCTCATAATCTGCCCAACCTCCCAGCGACATTAGTTTTGTTTCACTTGTCTTTGTCCCTCCCTCAATAAATTATTTTCTTGAATGATTTAATCCACAAATCACAATCTGTCTCTCTAATGATCTTCATCCATAGAAGACTGGCTGTGTCTACGTGTAAAGTATATATGATAACCTAATAGAAAATACATAGCTGTTTGAGGGGAAATTGGTATACTCTCTCTGCCCAGCATAGCCTAAAGGATTATGTGTTCATGGTTCTGTCATTCCAGTTAATGGGTTACCTATTTTTCTTCGCACATCAATAAAGAAAAAATACCTATTTCTGTCATTCCTTCTGGAGACGTTTCACTTTTGTAATAGTCTGATTTCTTACCTTTAAGTATTCAATCATAATGTATCTCTGTCCCTTGGTACCCACAGTAACCAAAATTGTTTCTCCAATTGTATGATTAAAATCTCTGGATGTCAGTAAACAATGGTACCTTCCAAAGTTAAGCAAAATGTAgcatcattggaaaacaaatgttttttaaAGGGAGATCTTCCCATAGTTTTCCTCTAACATGACATTCCATGTTTCTTTGCATTTTCcattgaaataagaatttgtgGCTTTCCAAATGCTCTTGCAGTTAGATTTTTCTATTATGATTACTTTTTATTATCAGATCTTTGTTTGCCTTGAATTGTTCATTATCAGTCTTTGCATCGTTTTCAGTCTGTTTATGGGAATGTAATGTCAGGtaatcaaaccactgtgaaaacaAGGGGCTGATGAATAATCCACACATTTTTATTGATAAAGAAGCTTTTGGCATGAAGTTTATTGACCTAAAGTATTTCTTGAATGCCTTTTTTGTCTTATGTATTTTGTCTTCATTATTATCATGTACATTTAATCTCCATTTTCAGAAGAGCTGCCTTGTTTGTACCATAAATAAAATTCCCTCTGCCTGCAGGGCTATGTCCAATTGTCTCTTTTAAATGCTCTTTTCAAATTCATGTCGGGATATGTGTTTCCTAATGCATCTTGtacaggaccatactgtttatttCCTGAATTAGATTTTTAACTAGAATGTCATTTCTTAGGTCGCCTCGTATGTGTCCAGCTGATTAAGGAAGTAGAATAGTCCCTGTTGCTCCAAGAGATTAGTTTATGGAAACTAAGTTCTTAATTGAAAGTAAGTCATATTTTCTAATAAACCAGGTATTTTCCCTTTATAAGCATTTTCCAGCAATCATAATCTGTGTTAAAATGTAAACTCTTGGTATAACTAATAACTTCAAAAATAGGTCAGCATGGTTATATAAGATTACACTCCATGGACAACCAAAGTACTGAGTGCTGTAGTTGGGTGGATGTATGGGGTTACTTGCTCTGTTAAACTTTAACTTTAATTTCTTAGTAGCATACTCTAGGAATTTGCGGGATTAACGGGGGAGGAAAGTTTAGTCAAGGGGATTAAACTTCTCCCAAAAATACCTGACCTGTATGGTTCATGGCTCAAAAATCTAATTAAAGTTGACTAATACGACACAATTGTCCCAAATAACCATCTGTTAAGATTTAATTGAAAGTAGCACTAAGACTAATAGGATTTTCTGCTCCTTTGTAGCCACCCCACATACAGTATGCAGGTGTGGTCAGTTAGTTACTATAGCAGGGGATGAGATGTGGATGGACGAAATGATTCACAATGGGCTATTCATGCTATAAAAGATTGCTTGAGTACAAACACTACATACTTTTTCAGTT
It encodes:
- the LOC106563687 gene encoding sorting nexin-12 isoform X1, whose translation is MSDPTVADTRRLNSKPQDLTDAYGPPSNFLEIDVYDPQTVGVGRNRFTTYEVRMRTNLPIFKLKDSIVRRRYSDFEWLKNELERDSKIVVPPLPGKALKRQLPFRGDEGIFEEAFIEERRVGLEQFINRIAGHPLAQNERCLHMFLQDESLDRNYIPGKV
- the LOC106563687 gene encoding sorting nexin-12 isoform X2, with translation MSDPTVADTRRLNSKPQDLTDAYGPPSNFLEIDVYDPQTVGVGRNRFTTYEVRMRTNLPIFKLKDSIVRRRYSDFEWLKNELERDSKIVVPPLPGKALKRQLPFRGDEGIFEEAFIEERRVGLEQFINRIAGHPLAQNERCLHMFLQDESLDRNYIPGKIQ